One region of Pseudomonadota bacterium genomic DNA includes:
- a CDS encoding class I SAM-dependent methyltransferase → LMFKIPITENTVLDLGCGDKRLSKMYPHKKVVTVDAFPACNPDHVLNIGTDKLPFEDKSFDVVVMSDVLEHISRIHGVFALSEAQRVTKLRLIVITPTKWDCNNRYFNDRNFPEYFQNSFNLHRSIYAVTDFPGWKIVLNDPKYLWVEWSPK, encoded by the coding sequence ATCTAATGTTCAAGATACCCATCACTGAAAACACAGTACTAGATTTAGGTTGCGGAGACAAGCGACTTAGTAAAATGTATCCACATAAGAAGGTGGTTACAGTTGATGCCTTCCCTGCATGTAACCCCGATCATGTACTTAATATTGGTACTGATAAGCTTCCATTTGAAGATAAATCATTTGATGTAGTTGTCATGTCTGATGTTCTTGAGCATATTTCACGTATACATGGTGTCTTTGCTTTGAGTGAAGCTCAGCGCGTAACTAAACTCAGACTGATTGTTATTACACCCACAAAATGGGATTGTAATAATCGTTATTTCAATGATCGAAACTTTCCAGAATATTTTCAAAATAGTTTCAATCTCCATCGTTCCATTTATGCAGTAACTGATTTCCCTGGATGGAAAATAGTATTAAATGACCCTAAATATCTGTGGGTAGAATGGAGTCCGAAATGA